In Mycobacterium gallinarum, a single window of DNA contains:
- a CDS encoding acetyl-CoA C-acetyltransferase: protein MGLMASDTRRRVAILGGNRIPFARSDGAYANASNQDMFTAALDGLIDRYNLAGETLGAVIGGAVLKHSRDFNLMRECVLGSSLSAYTPAFDIQQACGTGLQATIAAADGVAAGRYQVAAAGGVDTASDAPIAFGDDLRRVLLGLRRSKSNVDRLKLVGKLPASLGVEIPVNSEPRTGLSMGEHAAITAKKMGVKRVDQDELAAASHRNMSAAYDRGFFDDLVTGFLGVYRDNNLRADSSAEKLAKLKPVFGVKAGDATMTAGNSTPLTDGASVALLGTDEWASARGIEPLAYFVDGETAAVDYVNGDDGLLMAPTYAVPRLLARNGLSLSDFDFYEIHEAFASVVLATLAAWESEEYCKERLGLDQALGSIDRSKLNVNGSSLAAGHPFAATGGRIVAQLAKQLAEKKKQTGGPVRGLISICAAGGQGVAAILEA, encoded by the coding sequence ATGGGTCTCATGGCTAGTGATACCCGTCGACGGGTCGCGATTCTCGGTGGCAACAGAATTCCCTTCGCACGCTCGGACGGCGCGTACGCCAACGCGTCCAACCAGGACATGTTCACCGCCGCGCTGGACGGCCTGATCGACAGGTACAACCTGGCGGGCGAGACGCTGGGGGCGGTGATCGGCGGCGCGGTGCTCAAGCACAGCCGCGACTTCAACCTGATGCGCGAGTGCGTCCTAGGCAGCTCGCTGTCGGCGTACACGCCGGCGTTCGACATTCAGCAGGCGTGCGGGACGGGATTGCAGGCCACCATCGCCGCCGCCGACGGCGTCGCCGCGGGCCGCTACCAGGTCGCGGCGGCCGGGGGTGTTGATACCGCCTCCGACGCTCCGATCGCGTTCGGCGACGACCTGCGACGGGTACTGCTGGGGCTGCGACGTTCGAAGTCCAACGTCGACCGCCTCAAGCTGGTCGGCAAGCTGCCCGCGTCGCTCGGTGTGGAGATCCCGGTCAACAGCGAGCCGCGCACGGGGCTGTCGATGGGTGAGCACGCCGCGATCACCGCAAAGAAGATGGGCGTCAAGCGTGTCGATCAGGACGAGCTGGCGGCGGCCAGCCACCGGAACATGTCCGCCGCCTACGACCGCGGGTTCTTCGACGACCTCGTCACCGGATTCCTCGGCGTCTACCGCGACAACAATCTGCGCGCCGATTCGTCGGCCGAGAAGCTGGCCAAGCTCAAGCCGGTGTTCGGCGTGAAGGCCGGTGACGCGACGATGACGGCGGGCAACTCGACCCCGTTGACCGACGGCGCCTCGGTGGCGCTGCTGGGCACCGACGAGTGGGCGTCCGCTCGCGGAATCGAGCCGCTGGCGTACTTCGTCGACGGCGAAACCGCGGCGGTCGACTACGTCAACGGCGATGATGGCCTGTTGATGGCGCCCACCTACGCGGTGCCTCGGCTGTTGGCGCGAAACGGCCTGAGCCTCAGCGACTTCGACTTCTATGAGATTCACGAGGCGTTCGCCTCTGTGGTCCTCGCCACACTGGCGGCGTGGGAGTCCGAGGAGTATTGCAAAGAGCGGCTCGGTCTCGACCAGGCACTGGGCAGCATCGACAGGTCCAAGCTCAACGTCAACGGATCGTCGCTGGCAGCGGGCCATCCATTCGCCGCGACCGGCGGTCGGATCGTTGCGCAGCTGGCCAAGCAATTGGCCGAAAAGAAGAAGCAGACGGGCGGGCCGGTCCGCGGTTTGATCTCGATCTGCGCAGCTGGCGGCCAGGGCGTGGCGGCGATTCTCGAGGCCTGA
- a CDS encoding alpha-(1->3)-arabinofuranosyltransferase domain-containing protein — protein sequence MSTATEVNFAPLSRRWLWVAAAAALVLSFAQSPGQISPDTKLDLTANPLRFLSRAFNLWNSELPFGQAQNQAYGYLFPHGTFFLAGDLLGLPGWVVQRLWWALLLVVGFWGLLRIAEALGIGSATSRVIAAVAFALSPRVLTTIGAISSETLPMMLAPWVLLPVILALRGTGGSGGVGISTGGVRVLAARSAVAIALMGAVNAVATLTACLVAAIWLVCHKPNRLWWRFTGWWALCIVLAVTWWVVALALLGRISPPFLDFIESSGVTTRWMSLTEMLRGTDVWTPFVAPNATAGASLVTGSVAVLATTLVAAAGLAGLAMRSMPARGRLITILLAGVTVLALGYSGGLGSPMAHAVQAFLDADGTPLRNIHKLEPLLRLPITLGLAHLLGRIPLPGSAPRAVWRDAFAHPERDKRVAVGVVVLVAVMAATSLAWTGRLTPPGAFDAIPQYWHETADWLDEHNDSGRVLVAPGAPFATQVWGSSHDEPLQVLGDSAWGVRDSIPLTPPETIRALDSVQRLFAAGRPSAGLADTLARQGISFVVVRNDLDPEASRSARPVLVHRAIDGSPGLQRVAAFGDPVGPGTLPGFITDSGLRPRYPAVEIYRVNPVTPAVPVTPYLADSDAMARVDGAPEVLLRLDERRRLLGQPPLGPMLLTADAQQAGLSVPAGTGVVVTDTPLARETDYGRVDDHSSAIRTPDDPRNTFNRVMDYPTPDAETVYGQWSGGRVSVSSSASDSTALPNVAPATGPAAAVDADSSTSWVSNALQSAIGQWLQVDFDHPVTNATITVTPSATAVGSQVRRIEISTVNGTSTLRFDEAGKPLTAALPYGESPWVRITAVATEDGSPGVQFGITDFAVTQYDANGFAHPVDLRHTVAVPGPPADSAVAQWDLGSELLGRSGCAQSPDGIRCAATMALSPEEPVNLSRTLTVPEPMAVTPTVWVRARQGPNLADLVRAPGTAIATGDADPIDVLGSAYAAADGDPDTAWTARQGVVQHKSPPTLTLRLPSRREVAAVRVTPSSSELPAHPTLVAVDLGDGPQVRRLAGDAGAQTLDLKPRVTDTVKVSILDWDDIIDRTALGFDQLKPPGLAEVTALDARGAPVAAADAERNRARMIELPCGRGPIIGVAGQFIQTSISTTVGALLDGEPVTAQPCQAGPIRLPAGQQELLISPGAAFTADGVQLNGPLASRIRSAATVPAQIDAWSADHREVNVPASNASRVLVVPESVNPGWIAHRADGTALTPVKVNGWQQGWVLPPGTEGPVTLTFPSNALYRAGLIGGLALLPLLLLLAFVPARRRTEPQEPARVWRPGRWPTSAAVLAVGALISGVTGVIVVGVAVGLRYLLRNRERLCDAVTVTSTAGGLILAGAILSQYPWRSVDGYIGHSVGVQLLALISVAMLAASVVPDDRTRFTATDTAEP from the coding sequence TTGAGTACGGCGACCGAAGTTAATTTCGCGCCCCTGTCGCGGCGCTGGTTGTGGGTGGCCGCTGCGGCGGCGCTGGTTCTGTCGTTCGCGCAGTCACCCGGACAGATCTCCCCTGACACGAAGCTCGACCTGACCGCGAACCCCCTGCGGTTCCTGTCCCGCGCCTTCAATCTCTGGAACAGCGAGCTGCCGTTCGGCCAGGCCCAGAACCAGGCCTACGGCTATCTGTTCCCGCACGGCACCTTCTTCCTCGCCGGGGACCTGCTCGGACTGCCTGGCTGGGTGGTCCAGCGGCTGTGGTGGGCGCTGCTGCTGGTCGTCGGATTCTGGGGCCTCCTACGTATCGCCGAAGCGCTCGGCATCGGCAGCGCCACCTCCCGCGTGATCGCCGCAGTCGCGTTCGCGCTGTCCCCCCGGGTACTGACCACCATCGGTGCGATCTCGTCGGAGACGCTGCCCATGATGCTGGCGCCGTGGGTGCTGTTGCCGGTGATTCTGGCCCTGCGCGGCACGGGCGGGTCCGGAGGGGTGGGAATAAGCACCGGCGGTGTTCGGGTGCTGGCTGCGCGGTCGGCGGTGGCCATCGCGTTGATGGGCGCGGTCAACGCCGTCGCAACGCTGACCGCATGCCTGGTCGCGGCGATATGGCTGGTCTGTCACAAACCGAACCGGTTGTGGTGGCGCTTCACCGGTTGGTGGGCGCTGTGCATCGTGCTCGCGGTGACGTGGTGGGTGGTCGCGCTGGCGTTGCTCGGCCGGATCAGCCCGCCGTTCCTCGACTTCATCGAATCCTCCGGAGTGACGACGCGGTGGATGTCGCTGACCGAGATGTTGCGCGGCACCGACGTGTGGACCCCGTTCGTCGCGCCGAACGCGACGGCGGGCGCCTCGCTGGTGACGGGTTCGGTGGCGGTGCTCGCGACGACGCTGGTTGCCGCTGCCGGTCTGGCGGGCCTGGCGATGCGGTCCATGCCGGCCCGCGGACGTCTGATCACCATCCTGCTCGCCGGCGTCACGGTGCTCGCGCTCGGATACTCGGGCGGACTGGGATCGCCCATGGCCCATGCGGTTCAAGCCTTCCTCGATGCGGACGGCACTCCGCTGCGCAACATTCACAAACTCGAACCGCTGCTGCGGCTGCCGATCACGCTCGGTCTCGCGCACCTGCTTGGCCGCATCCCGCTGCCGGGCAGCGCACCGCGCGCGGTGTGGCGGGATGCGTTCGCCCACCCCGAACGCGACAAGCGGGTGGCGGTCGGCGTCGTCGTGCTGGTGGCAGTGATGGCTGCGACGTCACTGGCCTGGACGGGTCGGCTCACCCCACCGGGGGCGTTCGACGCGATCCCGCAGTACTGGCACGAGACCGCCGACTGGCTCGACGAGCACAACGATTCCGGGCGGGTGCTGGTGGCGCCGGGCGCCCCGTTCGCCACTCAGGTGTGGGGCAGCAGCCACGACGAACCGCTGCAGGTGCTGGGCGACAGCGCGTGGGGAGTGCGGGACTCGATCCCCTTGACGCCGCCGGAGACCATTCGCGCCCTGGACTCCGTGCAACGCCTGTTCGCGGCCGGAAGACCGTCCGCCGGATTGGCAGATACCCTTGCCCGGCAAGGTATCTCGTTTGTCGTGGTCCGCAACGACCTCGATCCGGAGGCGTCGCGATCGGCTCGGCCGGTATTGGTGCATCGCGCGATCGACGGTTCGCCGGGGCTGCAGCGGGTCGCCGCGTTCGGCGACCCGGTCGGGCCCGGCACACTGCCGGGCTTCATCACCGACAGTGGTCTGCGACCGCGCTATCCCGCGGTGGAGATCTACCGGGTGAACCCGGTCACGCCCGCGGTTCCGGTGACGCCCTACCTGGCCGACTCCGATGCGATGGCGCGCGTCGACGGCGCACCCGAGGTCCTGCTACGCCTCGACGAGCGTCGCCGCCTCCTGGGGCAGCCACCGCTGGGGCCCATGCTGCTGACGGCGGATGCGCAGCAAGCCGGTCTGTCCGTGCCTGCGGGGACCGGTGTCGTCGTCACCGACACCCCGCTCGCGCGGGAAACCGACTACGGACGCGTCGACGACCACTCGTCGGCGATCCGGACTCCCGACGATCCGCGCAACACATTCAACCGTGTGATGGACTATCCGACCCCAGACGCCGAGACGGTCTACGGCCAGTGGTCCGGCGGCCGGGTCTCGGTGTCGAGTTCGGCGTCGGATTCGACCGCCCTTCCCAACGTCGCACCCGCGACCGGCCCAGCCGCCGCCGTCGACGCCGATTCGTCGACGAGCTGGGTGTCCAACGCGTTGCAGTCGGCGATCGGCCAGTGGCTTCAGGTCGACTTCGATCATCCGGTCACCAACGCGACCATCACGGTCACCCCGAGCGCCACCGCGGTCGGCTCGCAGGTACGCCGCATCGAGATATCGACCGTCAACGGCACCAGCACACTGCGCTTCGATGAAGCGGGTAAGCCGTTGACCGCGGCGCTGCCGTACGGCGAGTCGCCGTGGGTGCGTATCACCGCCGTCGCCACCGAGGACGGGTCGCCGGGCGTCCAGTTCGGCATCACCGATTTCGCCGTCACCCAGTACGACGCGAACGGGTTCGCCCACCCCGTCGACCTCCGGCACACGGTGGCTGTCCCGGGGCCACCCGCGGATTCGGCTGTGGCGCAATGGGATCTGGGATCAGAACTGCTGGGCAGGTCGGGCTGTGCGCAGAGCCCCGACGGCATTCGGTGCGCCGCGACCATGGCTCTGTCACCGGAGGAACCGGTGAACCTGAGCCGCACACTGACGGTGCCGGAGCCGATGGCCGTGACGCCGACCGTGTGGGTGCGGGCACGTCAGGGTCCCAACCTCGCCGACCTGGTGCGGGCACCCGGCACTGCGATCGCCACCGGAGACGCGGACCCGATCGACGTGCTCGGTTCGGCGTATGCCGCCGCCGACGGCGACCCGGATACGGCGTGGACCGCGCGTCAAGGCGTCGTACAACACAAGTCGCCGCCCACCTTGACGCTGAGATTGCCCAGCCGCCGCGAGGTGGCCGCCGTCCGGGTGACGCCCAGTTCGTCTGAGCTTCCTGCCCATCCGACGCTGGTGGCCGTCGACCTCGGCGATGGACCGCAGGTGCGCAGGCTCGCCGGCGACGCCGGCGCGCAGACCCTTGACCTCAAACCCCGCGTGACCGACACGGTGAAGGTGTCGATCCTCGACTGGGACGACATCATCGACCGCACGGCGCTCGGGTTCGATCAGCTCAAGCCTCCCGGGTTGGCCGAGGTGACGGCCCTGGACGCGCGGGGTGCCCCGGTCGCGGCGGCCGACGCCGAACGCAACCGTGCGCGGATGATCGAACTACCGTGCGGCCGTGGCCCCATCATCGGTGTCGCCGGTCAGTTCATCCAGACGTCGATCAGCACGACGGTCGGTGCGCTGCTCGACGGCGAGCCGGTGACGGCGCAGCCGTGCCAGGCTGGGCCGATCCGGCTGCCCGCCGGCCAGCAGGAGCTGCTGATCAGCCCCGGCGCCGCGTTCACCGCCGACGGCGTCCAGCTCAATGGACCGCTGGCGAGTCGGATCCGTTCGGCGGCAACGGTTCCCGCGCAAATCGACGCGTGGAGCGCCGATCACCGCGAGGTGAATGTGCCGGCGTCCAACGCGTCGCGGGTGCTGGTCGTCCCGGAAAGCGTGAACCCCGGCTGGATCGCGCACCGCGCCGACGGCACCGCGCTGACACCGGTCAAGGTCAACGGCTGGCAGCAGGGCTGGGTGCTGCCGCCGGGCACCGAAGGGCCCGTCACACTCACGTTTCCGTCGAATGCCCTCTACCGGGCCGGGCTCATCGGCGGTCTCGCCCTGCTGCCGTTGCTCTTGCTGCTGGCCTTCGTCCCGGCGCGCCGTCGCACCGAACCCCAGGAGCCCGCGCGCGTGTGGCGGCCGGGCAGGTGGCCGACAAGTGCTGCGGTCCTTGCGGTCGGGGCGCTGATCTCCGGGGTTACGGGCGTCATCGTCGTCGGTGTCGCTGTGGGTTTGCGGTATTTGCTGCGCAACCGCGAACGCCTCTGTGACGCCGTCACGGTCACTTCGACCGCCGGCGGGCTGATCCTGGCGGGGGCCATCCTGAGCCAGTACCCGTGGCGATCGGTCGACGGATACATCGGTCACTCCGTCGGGGTGCAGCTGCTTGCTCTCATCTCGGTGGCGATGCTGGCCGCGTCCGTCGTGCCCGACGATCGCACCCGTTTCACAGCCACGGACACCGCCGAGCCCTAG
- a CDS encoding TDT family transporter, protein MTTELARLQHFGPNWFASVMGTGIVATAGATLPIHIPGLHVFTRIVWVAAAVLLVVLIIAVTVQRVRHPSASRSHARNPQMAHFYGAAPMALLTVGSGALLIGKDLIGERIAVDLAWVLWTAGTIGGLFTAATIPFLMFTQINVEPDAAFGGWLMPVVPPMVSAAAGALLIPHMAEGTGRTTMLYGCYAMFGLSLVAALIIISMIWSRLALYGTSGTTRVPTLWIVLGPLGQGITAAGLLGANAALAVPPDLAGGMNVFAVLFGVPVWGFAVLWIVLATELTVRTLRRGMPFALTWWSLTFPVGTFVTGTTQLANHTGLPAFRVAAAIAYLALLGTWGLVAVQTARGSLGGGLFTPPPAAGPIKAKKDPPPGT, encoded by the coding sequence ATGACGACCGAACTGGCTCGACTCCAACACTTCGGCCCAAACTGGTTCGCGTCGGTGATGGGTACGGGCATCGTCGCCACCGCCGGTGCCACGCTGCCGATCCACATTCCGGGGTTGCACGTGTTCACGCGGATCGTATGGGTGGCGGCCGCGGTCCTGCTCGTCGTGCTCATCATCGCAGTGACGGTGCAACGCGTTCGGCATCCGTCGGCCTCGCGCAGCCACGCCCGCAACCCTCAGATGGCGCACTTCTACGGCGCCGCGCCGATGGCACTGCTGACAGTCGGATCGGGCGCATTGCTGATCGGCAAAGACCTGATCGGCGAGCGCATTGCCGTGGACCTGGCGTGGGTGTTGTGGACGGCGGGCACGATCGGCGGATTGTTCACCGCCGCGACCATCCCGTTCCTGATGTTCACGCAGATCAACGTCGAACCGGACGCGGCCTTCGGCGGCTGGCTGATGCCCGTCGTGCCGCCGATGGTGTCCGCGGCGGCAGGCGCGCTGCTGATCCCCCACATGGCCGAAGGCACCGGGCGCACCACGATGCTGTACGGCTGCTACGCGATGTTCGGGCTGTCGCTCGTCGCCGCGCTGATCATCATCTCGATGATCTGGAGCCGCCTCGCCCTCTACGGCACATCGGGAACCACCCGGGTGCCGACGCTGTGGATCGTGCTCGGCCCACTGGGTCAGGGCATCACCGCCGCGGGCCTGCTCGGTGCGAATGCGGCATTGGCCGTCCCGCCCGACCTGGCCGGCGGGATGAACGTGTTCGCGGTGTTGTTCGGTGTGCCCGTGTGGGGCTTCGCGGTGCTGTGGATCGTGCTGGCCACCGAACTCACCGTCCGCACACTGCGGCGCGGGATGCCGTTCGCGCTGACGTGGTGGAGCCTGACGTTCCCCGTCGGCACGTTCGTCACCGGCACGACGCAGCTGGCGAACCACACCGGGCTGCCCGCGTTCCGGGTGGCCGCCGCGATCGCCTACCTCGCCCTGCTGGGGACGTGGGGGCTGGTCGCCGTGCAGACGGCTCGCGGCAGCCTCGGCGGAGGTTTGTTCACTCCGCCGCCGGCCGCCGGGCCGATCAAGGCCAAGAAGGATCCGCCGCCCGGCACCTAG
- a CDS encoding 3-oxoacyl-ACP reductase codes for MATDLYSQLVHSTPGSFLAKQLGIPQPETLRRYRAGDPPLAGTLLIGGSGSIAGSAGGGRVVEPLRTALSEDYDVVSNNLGGRWADSFGGLVYDATGITAPVDLKGLYKFFTPLLRNLGPSGRVVVIGTTPEDTGSVGERIAQRALEGFTRSLGKEMRRGATVNLVYLAAEAKPAATGLESTLRFLLSGKSAYVDGQVFRVGADDSAPPADWDRPLDGKIALVTGAARGIGATIAEVFARDGASVIAVDVEGSHEDLGNVAAKVGATALTLDVTADDAVDRIAEHLREHYHGSRLDILVNNAGITRDKLLANMDEGRWDAVVAVNLLAPLRLTEGLVDNGTIGEGGRVVGLSSMAGIAGNRGQTNYAATKAGMIGLTDALSAEYADKGITVNAVAPGFIETKMTEAIPLATREVGRRLNSLYQGGQPVDVAETIAYFASPASNAVTGNTIRVCGQAMLGA; via the coding sequence ATGGCTACCGATCTGTACTCGCAACTCGTCCACTCGACGCCCGGATCGTTCCTCGCCAAGCAGCTCGGCATCCCGCAGCCCGAGACGCTGCGCCGCTACCGGGCCGGCGATCCGCCACTCGCAGGCACGCTGCTGATCGGCGGCTCCGGCTCGATTGCCGGCTCAGCCGGCGGTGGCCGGGTGGTCGAACCGCTGCGGACTGCGCTGTCCGAGGACTACGACGTCGTCTCCAACAACCTCGGTGGCCGCTGGGCCGACTCGTTCGGCGGGCTGGTGTACGACGCCACCGGCATCACCGCACCCGTCGACCTCAAAGGCTTGTACAAGTTCTTCACGCCGCTGCTTCGCAACCTCGGGCCGTCGGGACGCGTCGTCGTCATCGGGACCACCCCCGAGGACACCGGCAGCGTCGGTGAACGGATTGCGCAGCGCGCGCTCGAGGGGTTCACGCGCTCACTCGGCAAGGAGATGCGGCGCGGCGCCACCGTGAACCTCGTCTACCTGGCAGCCGAGGCGAAGCCCGCCGCGACCGGCCTCGAGTCGACGCTGCGGTTCCTGCTCTCGGGAAAGTCCGCCTATGTCGACGGGCAGGTGTTCCGGGTCGGTGCCGACGATTCCGCACCGCCAGCAGACTGGGATCGCCCGCTCGACGGCAAGATCGCCTTGGTCACCGGTGCGGCGCGCGGTATCGGTGCCACCATCGCCGAGGTGTTCGCGCGTGACGGTGCCAGCGTGATCGCCGTCGACGTCGAAGGTTCCCACGAGGACCTCGGAAACGTCGCCGCGAAGGTCGGCGCGACCGCGCTCACGCTCGATGTCACGGCCGACGATGCGGTGGACCGCATTGCCGAACACCTGCGCGAGCACTACCACGGCTCCCGCCTGGACATCCTCGTCAACAATGCGGGCATCACCCGCGACAAGCTCCTCGCCAACATGGACGAAGGCCGCTGGGACGCCGTCGTGGCCGTCAATCTCCTTGCCCCGCTTCGCCTTACCGAAGGCTTGGTGGACAACGGGACGATCGGCGAGGGAGGTAGGGTCGTCGGGTTGTCGTCGATGGCCGGCATCGCGGGCAACCGCGGCCAGACGAACTACGCCGCCACGAAGGCGGGCATGATCGGGCTGACCGACGCGCTGTCCGCCGAGTATGCCGACAAGGGCATCACCGTCAACGCCGTCGCGCCCGGCTTCATCGAAACCAAGATGACCGAGGCCATCCCGCTGGCCACGCGCGAGGTGGGCCGCCGGCTCAACTCGCTGTATCAGGGCGGCCAGCCGGTCGACGTCGCCGAGACCATCGCCTACTTCGCCAGCCCCGCATCGAATGCCGTCACGGGCAACACGATCCGGGTATGCGGCCAGGCCATGCTGGGGGCGTGA
- a CDS encoding MaoC/PaaZ C-terminal domain-containing protein, with product MNNMLRAAVGALPFIPRDESLPDRTLTVEDLPIDSANVAAYAAVTGLRFGDTVPLTYPFALTFPTVMSLVTGFDFPFAALGSVHIENHITQHRPIAVTDSVSVKVHAENLREHRRGLLVDIITEVNVGNETAWHQVTTFLHQQKTSLSDEPKPPPQKQPKLGPPNAVLRITPGQIRHYASVGGDHNPIHTNPIAAKLFGFPTVIAHGMFSAAAVLANIEGQLPDAVKYSVRFVKPVVLPARANLYVERQTDGWELALRHATKGDPHLLGSVTAL from the coding sequence ATGAACAACATGCTCCGCGCGGCCGTGGGTGCGCTGCCGTTCATCCCGCGCGACGAGTCGCTGCCGGACCGTACCCTGACCGTCGAGGATCTGCCGATCGACAGCGCGAACGTGGCGGCCTACGCCGCGGTGACCGGGCTGAGATTCGGCGACACCGTGCCGCTGACCTATCCGTTCGCACTGACGTTTCCGACCGTCATGTCGTTGGTCACGGGCTTCGACTTCCCTTTCGCCGCCTTGGGTTCGGTGCACATCGAGAACCACATCACGCAGCACCGCCCGATCGCGGTGACCGACTCCGTGTCGGTCAAGGTGCACGCAGAGAACCTGCGTGAGCACCGTCGCGGCCTTCTCGTCGACATCATCACCGAGGTGAACGTCGGCAACGAGACCGCATGGCATCAGGTGACGACCTTCCTGCATCAGCAGAAGACCAGCCTCTCCGACGAGCCGAAGCCGCCGCCGCAGAAGCAACCGAAGTTGGGTCCCCCGAACGCGGTGCTGCGCATCACGCCGGGCCAGATAAGGCACTACGCATCCGTCGGCGGGGACCACAACCCGATTCACACCAACCCGATCGCGGCCAAGCTGTTCGGCTTTCCGACGGTGATCGCACACGGAATGTTCAGTGCAGCAGCGGTTCTGGCGAATATCGAGGGTCAACTGCCCGACGCGGTGAAGTACTCGGTGCGGTTCGTCAAGCCGGTGGTGTTGCCTGCGCGGGCAAACCTTTACGTCGAGCGGCAAACCGACGGCTGGGAGCTGGCGCTGCGCCACGCCACCAAGGGCGATCCCCATCTGCTGGGTTCGGTGACGGCGCTGTAA
- a CDS encoding DUF2613 domain-containing protein, producing the protein MDRFLVPAAASIVVGLLLGAAAVFGVTLMVQQDSKPPLQAGDPASSVLNRVEYGDRS; encoded by the coding sequence ATGGATCGGTTTCTCGTGCCCGCCGCGGCCAGCATCGTTGTCGGCCTGCTGCTGGGTGCGGCCGCCGTATTCGGGGTGACGCTGATGGTGCAGCAGGACAGCAAGCCGCCGCTGCAGGCAGGCGATCCGGCGTCGTCGGTGCTCAACAGGGTTGAGTACGGCGACCGAAGTTAA
- a CDS encoding TetR/AcrR family transcriptional regulator: MAGGTKRLPRAVREQQMLDAAVQIFSVNGYHETSMDAIAAEAKISKPMLYLYYGSKEELFGACLNRELSRFVEDVRDKIDFTQSPKDLLRNAVLAFLTYIDTNRASWMVLYSQATSSQAFAHTVREGRERIIDLVGRLLRAGTRHPEPETDFDMMAVALVGAGEAIAARVSTGDASVDEAAELMINLFWTGLKGKQSEKDATAISAS; this comes from the coding sequence ATGGCAGGTGGAACGAAACGGTTGCCGCGCGCGGTGCGTGAGCAACAAATGCTCGACGCCGCCGTGCAGATTTTCTCGGTCAACGGCTACCACGAGACGTCGATGGATGCTATCGCCGCCGAAGCCAAGATCTCCAAACCCATGCTGTACCTCTACTACGGCTCCAAAGAGGAACTGTTCGGTGCGTGCCTGAACCGCGAGCTGTCCCGATTCGTCGAAGATGTGCGCGACAAGATCGATTTCACGCAGAGCCCGAAAGACCTGCTGCGCAACGCTGTTCTGGCGTTTCTCACCTACATCGACACCAACCGGGCGTCGTGGATGGTGCTTTACAGCCAGGCCACCAGTTCTCAGGCGTTCGCTCATACCGTGCGCGAGGGCCGCGAGCGGATCATCGACCTCGTCGGTCGACTCCTACGGGCGGGCACGCGCCATCCGGAGCCCGAGACCGACTTCGACATGATGGCCGTCGCGCTGGTGGGTGCCGGCGAAGCCATCGCCGCGCGCGTCAGCACCGGCGATGCCTCGGTGGACGAAGCCGCGGAACTGATGATCAACCTGTTCTGGACGGGTCTGAAGGGTAAGCAGTCCGAGAAGGACGCGACGGCGATCAGCGCCAGCTAG
- a CDS encoding glycoside hydrolase family 3 N-terminal domain-containing protein, producing MVSIGSGLRGLCAAVALPVLVSACSTAADQEVPHPEMAATAVPQAPVLVPAPACGQGPELLSQISTRDKLAQLLMVGVTNAADARAVVESQHVGGIMIGSWTDLSMVTDGSLVDIANSAAPLPLAVSVDEEGGRVSRLSAVIGTQPSARELARTQTPEQVYAIALQRGQAMRSKGITIDFAPVVDISNAPDDTAIGDRSFGSDPAVVTDYAGAYARGLRDAGMLPVLKHFPGHGSGSGDSHTGSVTAPPIGDLQNADLVPYRTLNAQLPVGVMVGHMQVPGLTGNEPASLSPSAYALLRSGEYGGPPFNGPVFTDDLSSMRAISDRFGVAEAALRGLQAGADAALWVTTGEVPAVLDRLEKAVSTGELSMPQVDASVLRMAAVKGPHQRC from the coding sequence ATGGTCTCAATTGGTTCGGGGTTGCGCGGGCTGTGCGCCGCCGTGGCGTTGCCCGTGCTCGTGTCCGCGTGCTCGACGGCGGCGGATCAGGAGGTCCCGCATCCGGAGATGGCGGCGACGGCGGTGCCGCAGGCGCCGGTACTGGTCCCCGCCCCGGCGTGCGGCCAGGGGCCGGAGCTGCTGTCGCAGATCTCGACCCGCGACAAGCTCGCGCAGCTGTTGATGGTCGGCGTCACCAACGCGGCCGACGCTCGAGCGGTGGTCGAGAGCCAGCACGTCGGCGGGATCATGATCGGCAGCTGGACCGACCTGTCGATGGTCACCGACGGCTCGCTGGTCGACATCGCGAACTCGGCGGCGCCGCTGCCGCTGGCGGTGAGCGTCGACGAAGAGGGTGGCCGGGTTTCGCGGCTGTCTGCGGTGATCGGCACCCAGCCGTCGGCACGAGAGCTGGCGCGGACCCAGACACCCGAGCAGGTGTATGCCATTGCGCTGCAACGTGGTCAGGCGATGCGGAGCAAGGGCATCACGATCGACTTTGCGCCGGTGGTGGATATCTCGAACGCCCCGGACGACACCGCGATCGGCGACCGCTCCTTCGGATCGGACCCCGCCGTGGTCACCGACTACGCCGGCGCCTACGCGCGCGGCCTGCGCGACGCGGGAATGCTGCCGGTGCTCAAGCACTTCCCGGGGCACGGCAGCGGTTCCGGGGACTCCCACACCGGCAGTGTCACCGCGCCTCCGATCGGTGATCTGCAGAACGCAGACCTGGTTCCGTATCGCACCCTCAACGCTCAGTTGCCGGTCGGAGTGATGGTCGGCCACATGCAGGTTCCCGGGCTCACCGGCAACGAACCGGCCAGCCTCAGCCCGAGCGCGTATGCGCTGCTGCGCTCCGGCGAATACGGTGGCCCGCCGTTCAACGGACCCGTCTTCACCGACGACCTCTCCTCGATGCGGGCCATCTCGGATCGCTTCGGGGTCGCCGAGGCGGCGCTGCGCGGATTGCAGGCCGGCGCCGACGCCGCGTTGTGGGTGACGACGGGCGAGGTGCCTGCCGTGCTGGACCGGTTGGAAAAGGCGGTTTCGACAGGCGAGTTGTCGATGCCTCAGGTCGACGCGTCGGTCCTGCGGATGGCTGCCGTCAAAGGGCCACATCAGCGGTGCTGA